A single region of the Nicotiana sylvestris chromosome 6, ASM39365v2, whole genome shotgun sequence genome encodes:
- the LOC104245220 gene encoding small ribosomal subunit protein eS21y-like: protein MQNEEGQNVDLYIPRKWVITSKDHASVQLNVGHLDDKGLYILGSFTTFALCGFIRAQGDADSALDRLWQKKKVEARQQ from the coding sequence ATGCAGAACGAAGAGGGACAAAACGTTGATCTTTACATCCCCAGGAAATGGGTGATCACTTCAAAGGATCATGCCTCTGTTCAACTTAATGTTGGCCATTTGGATGATAAGGGCTTGTATATCCTTGGCAGTTTCACCACTTTTGCTCTCTGCGGTTTCATCCGTGCTCAGGGTGATGCTGACAGCGCACTGGATCGCCTCTGGCAGAAGAAGAAAGTTGAAGCAAGACAACAGTAG
- the LOC138871056 gene encoding uncharacterized protein yields MEVAEDDISFIEEDANGLLLLHNDALVISLNVLDFKIKCVLVDLGSSTNIIQWRVSCQANQKHHSGHKAPSEFNLASVTTRGEILLLTNAEGIMNTTLFEVDDDDMSYNIILGRP; encoded by the coding sequence ATGGAAGTCGCTGAGGATGATATCAGCTTCATAGAGGAGGACGCAAATGGACTCCTACTATTGCACAACGATGCCCTAGTAATTTCTCTTAAtgttttagattttaaaattaaatgtgtTTTGGTGGACCTAGGAAGTTCAACCAATATCATTCAATGGAGAGTGTCATGCCAAGCTAACCAAAAGCATCATTCCGGCCACAAAGCTCCTTCCGAGTTCAACTTAGCAAGTGTGACAACCAGAGGGGAGATCCTGCTGCTCACAAATGCTGAAGGGATCATGAATACTACCTTGTTTGAAGTAGACGATGATGACATGAGCTACAACATTATTCTTGGCAGACCATGA